A DNA window from Clavibacter sepedonicus contains the following coding sequences:
- a CDS encoding replication-associated recombination protein A — MTDTRPGLRSGATPLAVRMRPRSLDEVTGQRHLLTPGSPLVSLASDVAGEQGSVSIILWGPPGTGKTTLAQAIAHGSSRRFVELSAVTAGVRDVRQVMEKALSDRDLFGVSTVLFLDEIHRFTKAQQDALLPGVENGWVILIAATTENPSFSVISPLLSRSLLLTLEQLDDDDLGVLVDRAVADARGLGGRFALEDDARAMIIRLASGDARRALTALEAAAVSAQADASGRARAAAEGQEPDEDDDDDGEDDDEDDEREDADAAAAEDPASIPIPIPISTEQVALAVDRALLRYDRNGDEHYDVISAFIKSIRGSDVDAALHYLARMIEAGEDPRFIARRIIVSASEDIGLADPEALVVAVAAADAVQLIGMPEGRIPLAQAVVHLATAPKSNASYLGIDQAIADVRAGAFGRVPLHLRDAHYPGAKRLGHGKGYRYPHDADIGVVTQQYLPDELVGRTYYSPTQHGHERDLSARLEKLRRIVRGG, encoded by the coding sequence ATGACCGACACGCGACCGGGCCTCCGTTCGGGGGCGACGCCCCTGGCCGTCCGGATGCGTCCCCGGAGCCTCGACGAGGTCACCGGCCAGCGGCACCTCCTGACGCCCGGCTCGCCCCTCGTGAGCCTGGCGTCCGACGTGGCGGGGGAGCAGGGTTCGGTCTCGATCATCCTGTGGGGCCCGCCCGGGACCGGGAAGACGACCCTCGCGCAGGCCATCGCGCACGGATCCAGCCGCCGCTTCGTCGAGCTCTCGGCCGTCACGGCCGGCGTCCGCGACGTGCGGCAGGTGATGGAGAAGGCGCTCAGCGACCGCGACCTCTTCGGCGTCTCCACCGTGCTCTTCCTCGACGAGATCCACCGCTTCACCAAGGCCCAGCAGGACGCGCTGCTGCCGGGTGTCGAGAACGGGTGGGTGATCCTCATCGCGGCCACCACGGAGAACCCGTCCTTCTCCGTGATCTCGCCGTTGCTCTCCCGCAGCCTCCTGCTGACGCTCGAGCAGCTCGACGACGACGACCTCGGCGTGCTCGTGGACCGCGCCGTCGCGGACGCCCGGGGGCTCGGCGGGCGGTTCGCGCTCGAGGACGACGCGCGGGCGATGATCATCCGGCTCGCCTCCGGCGACGCCCGGCGCGCGCTGACGGCGCTCGAGGCGGCGGCGGTGTCGGCGCAGGCGGACGCGTCGGGCAGGGCACGCGCCGCGGCCGAGGGGCAGGAGCCCGATGAGGACGACGACGACGACGGCGAGGACGACGACGAGGACGACGAGCGGGAGGACGCGGACGCGGCCGCCGCCGAGGATCCCGCGTCCATCCCCATCCCCATCCCCATCTCCACCGAGCAGGTCGCCCTGGCCGTCGACCGCGCGCTGCTCCGCTACGACCGCAACGGCGACGAGCACTACGACGTCATCAGCGCGTTCATCAAGTCGATCCGCGGATCCGACGTCGACGCTGCCCTGCACTACCTCGCCCGCATGATCGAGGCGGGGGAGGACCCGCGCTTCATCGCCCGGCGGATCATCGTCTCGGCCTCCGAGGACATCGGCCTCGCCGACCCGGAGGCGCTCGTGGTCGCGGTGGCGGCGGCCGACGCGGTGCAGCTCATCGGCATGCCCGAGGGGCGGATCCCGCTGGCGCAGGCGGTCGTGCACCTCGCGACCGCGCCCAAGTCCAACGCCTCCTACCTCGGCATCGACCAGGCCATCGCGGACGTGCGCGCCGGCGCGTTCGGCCGGGTGCCCCTGCACCTCCGCGACGCGCACTACCCGGGCGCGAAGCGTCTCGGCCACGGCAAGGGATACCGCTACCCGCACGACGCGGACATCGGCGTCGTCACCCAGCAGTACCTGCCGGACGAGCTCGTCGGCCGCACCTACTACTCGCCCACGCAGCACGGGCACGAGCGCGACCTCTCGGCGCGGCTGGAGAAGCTGCGTCGCATCGTCCGCGGGGGCTGA
- the rpsD gene encoding 30S ribosomal protein S4, whose translation MSTKSRTRSKTRLSRALGIPLTPKAAKYLEKRPYAPGEHGRSKRKQDSDYAVRLREKQRLRAQYGIREAQLKIAFQEARRTQGLTGENLVEILEQRLDALVVRSGLARTTAQARQLVVHRHIMVDGKIVDRPSFRVKAGQMIHVKPRSEGTEPFQVAAAGGHADVLPKLPPYLEVELDKLQARLVRLPKRAEVPVTCEVQLVVEYYAAR comes from the coding sequence GTGTCCACCAAGTCACGCACCCGCAGTAAGACCCGCCTCTCCCGCGCGCTGGGCATCCCGCTCACGCCGAAGGCGGCCAAGTACCTCGAGAAGCGCCCCTACGCACCGGGCGAGCACGGCCGGTCCAAGCGCAAGCAGGACAGCGACTACGCCGTCCGCCTCCGCGAGAAGCAGCGTCTGCGCGCCCAGTACGGCATCCGCGAGGCCCAGCTCAAGATCGCCTTCCAGGAGGCGCGTCGCACGCAGGGCCTGACCGGTGAGAACCTCGTCGAGATCCTCGAGCAGCGCCTCGACGCGCTCGTCGTCCGCTCCGGCCTCGCGCGCACCACGGCGCAGGCCCGCCAGCTCGTCGTGCACCGCCACATCATGGTCGACGGCAAGATCGTCGACCGCCCCTCCTTCCGCGTGAAGGCCGGCCAGATGATCCACGTCAAGCCGCGCTCCGAGGGCACCGAGCCCTTCCAGGTCGCCGCCGCCGGCGGTCACGCCGACGTGCTGCCGAAGCTCCCCCCGTACCTCGAGGTCGAGCTCGACAAGCTGCAGGCCCGCCTCGTGCGCCTGCCGAAGCGCGCTGAGGTACCCGTGACCTGCGAGGTCCAGCTGGTCGTCGAGTACTACGCGGCCCGCTAG
- a CDS encoding DUF349 domain-containing protein, whose protein sequence is MADNDQTPWGRVDETGTVFLREGDGERAVGQYPDGTPEEALAYFQRKFTDLARQVTLLEQRAKRGAPATDVAKAVAHLIQAVDGANAVGDLAALRARLDVLAATVGELTEKQGEEQRQVVQGAIAERTAIVEETERLASQDFSKVQWKQLTAEVDALFARWQQHQQTGPRLPKNDANELWKRFRTARSTIDTERKAFFAELDNAHKDARSKKQAIVEQARALEPQGVAGIPAYRRLLDEWKLAGRAGKRYDDALWAQFKAAGDVLYGAKAEVDAADDEEQQANLQAKLALLDEAEPILQITERTAARDKLTAVQLRWDAIGRVPRDSVKTVEDRLRKVETHVRTLDEEFWRKNNPETKARSEGLASQLGAAIDKLQRELDAARADGDARRIKDAEEALAARRVWLDALGS, encoded by the coding sequence GTGGCTGACAACGATCAGACCCCCTGGGGCCGCGTCGACGAGACGGGCACCGTCTTCCTCCGCGAGGGCGACGGCGAACGAGCCGTCGGCCAGTACCCCGACGGCACCCCCGAGGAGGCGCTGGCCTACTTCCAGCGCAAGTTCACCGACCTCGCGAGGCAGGTCACGCTCCTGGAGCAGCGCGCCAAGCGCGGCGCCCCGGCCACCGACGTCGCCAAGGCCGTCGCGCACCTCATCCAGGCCGTGGACGGAGCGAACGCCGTCGGCGACCTCGCCGCCCTCCGCGCCCGGCTCGACGTCCTCGCCGCCACCGTCGGCGAGCTCACCGAGAAGCAGGGCGAGGAGCAGCGGCAGGTGGTGCAGGGCGCCATCGCCGAGCGCACCGCCATCGTGGAGGAGACCGAGCGCCTCGCGAGCCAGGACTTCTCGAAGGTGCAGTGGAAGCAGCTGACCGCCGAGGTCGACGCCCTGTTCGCCCGCTGGCAGCAGCACCAGCAGACGGGGCCCCGTCTGCCCAAGAACGACGCCAACGAGCTCTGGAAGCGGTTCCGCACGGCGCGTTCCACCATCGACACCGAGCGCAAGGCCTTCTTCGCCGAGCTCGACAACGCGCACAAGGACGCCCGCTCGAAGAAGCAGGCCATCGTCGAGCAGGCACGTGCTCTCGAGCCGCAGGGCGTCGCCGGGATTCCCGCGTACCGCCGTCTCCTCGACGAGTGGAAGCTGGCCGGCCGCGCCGGCAAGCGCTACGACGACGCGCTCTGGGCGCAGTTCAAGGCCGCGGGCGACGTGCTCTACGGCGCCAAGGCCGAGGTCGATGCCGCGGACGACGAGGAGCAGCAGGCCAATCTCCAGGCCAAGCTCGCCCTCCTCGACGAGGCCGAGCCCATCCTCCAGATCACGGAGCGCACCGCCGCGCGCGACAAGCTCACCGCCGTCCAGCTCCGCTGGGACGCGATCGGCCGCGTGCCGAGGGACAGCGTCAAGACCGTCGAGGACCGCCTGCGCAAGGTCGAGACCCATGTGCGGACCCTGGACGAGGAGTTCTGGCGCAAGAACAACCCAGAGACGAAGGCCCGCTCCGAGGGGCTCGCCTCGCAGCTCGGCGCCGCCATCGACAAGCTGCAGCGCGAGCTCGACGCGGCCAGGGCCGATGGCGACGCGCGACGCATCAAGGACGCCGAGGAGGCCCTCGCCGCCCGCCGCGTCTGGCTGGACGCGCTCGGCTCGTAG
- a CDS encoding type IV toxin-antitoxin system AbiEi family antitoxin, whose protein sequence is MSPRLAPVLSVLDLPLAELCSARLDGEVYEVDACYSPVDELASPWLRAAALAAWVHGAVRTPPRTHEYCVDSVARCHPPALRNVRIREVVLDERDTIVLAGLRITTPLRTLCDIARTVADFSPFHEDACLGLLTLPGVTDAAAREHLAASGALPDKRRALTRLDALARRTAPRDDAEGGRGADARQPPLTR, encoded by the coding sequence ATGTCACCCCGCCTCGCGCCCGTCCTGTCCGTGCTCGACCTCCCCCTCGCCGAGCTCTGCTCCGCCCGCCTCGACGGCGAGGTATACGAGGTGGATGCCTGCTACTCCCCCGTCGACGAGCTGGCCTCGCCCTGGCTCCGCGCCGCGGCGCTCGCCGCGTGGGTGCACGGCGCCGTCCGCACCCCGCCCCGCACCCACGAGTACTGCGTCGACAGCGTCGCGCGCTGCCACCCGCCGGCGCTGCGCAACGTGCGCATCCGCGAGGTCGTGCTCGACGAGCGCGACACGATCGTGCTGGCCGGCCTCCGGATCACGACGCCGCTGCGGACGCTGTGCGACATCGCGCGCACGGTCGCCGACTTCTCCCCGTTCCACGAGGACGCGTGCCTCGGCCTGCTGACGCTGCCCGGGGTGACGGACGCAGCCGCGCGGGAGCACCTCGCCGCCTCCGGCGCGCTTCCCGACAAGCGCCGTGCGCTTACCCGGCTCGATGCCCTGGCCCGCCGCACCGCACCGCGGGACGACGCCGAGGGCGGGCGCGGCGCGGATGCTCGTCAGCCGCCGCTGACCCGGTAG
- a CDS encoding rhodanese-like domain-containing protein — MTSSQGAGVPEDLDAATAKARTATGDSWLLDVREPDEWEAGHSAVAHHIPMGELEARVAEIPTDRHIAVVCRSGHRSGIATQALLRGGFAASNVTGGMHAWSEMGGDVVTDDGQPGRVA, encoded by the coding sequence GTGACGAGCTCGCAGGGCGCCGGCGTCCCCGAGGACCTCGACGCCGCCACCGCCAAGGCCCGCACCGCGACGGGGGACTCCTGGCTCCTCGACGTGCGCGAGCCGGACGAGTGGGAGGCCGGCCACTCCGCCGTCGCCCACCACATCCCGATGGGCGAGCTCGAGGCGCGCGTCGCCGAGATCCCGACCGACCGGCACATCGCGGTCGTCTGCCGCTCCGGCCACCGGTCGGGCATCGCGACCCAGGCGCTCCTGCGCGGCGGGTTTGCGGCCTCGAACGTCACCGGCGGCATGCACGCGTGGTCCGAGATGGGCGGCGACGTCGTCACCGACGACGGGCAGCCCGGCCGCGTCGCCTGA
- the secF gene encoding protein translocase subunit SecF: MAGFSEFGNDLYTGKRSFDIVGRRRLWYSIAAICILVSVLGPLLRGGFTFGIEFTGGSEYTVSGVQSQSQDIASDAVATVTPVPARVSSVGSDGVRVQTDQLQPADSTAVRQALATAYGVETSSVTESFIGPSWGQDITRQALWGLVVFLALAAVVMSVYFRTWKMSVAAIIALLHDLVLTAGIYGITGFEVTPAAVIGFLTILGYSLYDTVVVFDKIRENTAEDGQESRRTFAQSVNLAVNQTLVRSINTSIVAILPVGSILFIGAVVLGAGTLRDIALSLFIGIIVGTYSTIFIAAPLYAHLREGEPKVKRGDALAASAASRAQAERAAVTVES; this comes from the coding sequence ATGGCTGGCTTCTCCGAGTTCGGCAACGACCTCTACACGGGCAAGCGCTCGTTCGACATCGTCGGGCGCCGCCGTCTCTGGTACTCGATCGCCGCGATCTGCATCCTCGTCTCGGTCCTCGGCCCGCTGCTGCGCGGCGGCTTCACGTTCGGCATCGAGTTCACGGGCGGATCCGAGTACACGGTGAGCGGGGTGCAGTCGCAGTCGCAGGACATCGCGAGCGACGCCGTCGCCACCGTCACCCCGGTGCCGGCCCGCGTCTCGTCCGTCGGGTCCGACGGCGTCCGCGTCCAGACCGACCAGCTGCAGCCCGCCGACAGCACCGCCGTGCGCCAGGCGCTCGCGACGGCGTACGGCGTCGAGACGTCCAGTGTCACCGAGTCCTTCATCGGGCCGTCCTGGGGCCAGGACATCACCCGTCAGGCGCTGTGGGGACTCGTCGTGTTCCTCGCGCTGGCCGCCGTCGTCATGTCGGTCTACTTCCGCACGTGGAAGATGTCCGTCGCGGCGATCATCGCCCTCCTGCACGACCTCGTGCTCACCGCCGGCATCTACGGCATCACGGGCTTCGAGGTCACCCCGGCGGCCGTCATCGGATTCCTCACGATCCTCGGGTACTCCCTCTACGACACGGTCGTGGTGTTCGACAAGATCCGCGAGAACACCGCGGAGGACGGGCAGGAGTCCCGGCGCACGTTCGCGCAGTCGGTCAACCTCGCGGTGAACCAGACGCTGGTGCGCTCGATCAACACCTCGATCGTCGCGATCCTGCCGGTCGGCTCGATCCTCTTCATCGGCGCCGTAGTGCTCGGCGCGGGCACGCTGCGCGACATCGCGCTGTCGCTGTTCATCGGCATCATCGTCGGCACCTACTCGACGATCTTCATCGCGGCCCCGTTGTACGCCCACCTCCGCGAGGGCGAGCCCAAGGTAAAGCGCGGGGACGCCCTGGCAGCGTCGGCCGCGAGCCGCGCCCAGGCCGAGCGCGCCGCCGTGACCGTGGAGTCGTGA
- a CDS encoding RelA/SpoT family protein — translation MTETTSSTASLRRLVPRLFSRAQPAGAVEQLIRTARLHHPKADMSLIERAYAVAERAHEGQKRKSGEPYITHPVAVAQILADLGIGPKTLAAALLHDTVEDTEYTLDMLRHDFGDEIAMLVDGVTKLDKLKYGDSAQAETVRKMVVAMSKDIRVLVVKLADRLHNARTWGFVESASAERKAKETLEIYAPLAHRLGISTIKWELEDLSFAVLYPKIYVEIENLVKQRTPQREEFVQQVIDSVNDDLRAAKIRGKVAGRPKQYYSIYQKMVVRGREFDEIYDLVGIRVLVDSLRDCYAVLGAIHARWTPVPGRFKDYIATPKFNLYQSLHTTVIGPKGRPVEIQIRTHEMHQRAEFGVAAHWKYKERMNGGRAAEVSPQGDTDLAWLAHISDWQSETADPGEFLDSLRFEIGAKEVYVFTPHGKVIGLPAGGTPVDFAYAVHTDVGHRTMGAKVNGRLVPLENPLTTGDVVEVFTSKNPDSGPSKDWLAIVKSARARNKIKQWFTKERREEAIEQGKDAIARAMRKQNLPLQKLMNQDAFSDVAQSMKYDDVAALYAAVGEGHVSTQSVIEKVLSSIQGDSGGEAEEVFAVTQRSRVSRNSDSGVLVRGAPDILVKLAKCCTPVPGDEIIGFVTRGAGVSVHQANCHNVDSLRAEPDRMIEVEWAPSSKSLFLVHIQVEALDRSGLLSDVTRVLSEHHVNILSASVSTSSNRLAISRFVFEMGDVTHLDRVLNAVRRIDAVYDVYRVSGG, via the coding sequence ATGACGGAGACGACCTCGAGCACGGCTTCCCTCCGGCGCCTGGTGCCCCGCCTGTTCTCCCGGGCCCAACCGGCCGGCGCCGTCGAGCAGCTGATCCGCACCGCGCGCCTGCACCACCCCAAGGCCGACATGAGCCTCATCGAGCGGGCGTACGCCGTCGCCGAGCGGGCGCACGAGGGCCAGAAGCGCAAGAGCGGCGAGCCGTACATCACCCACCCGGTCGCGGTGGCGCAGATCCTCGCCGATCTCGGCATCGGCCCCAAGACCCTCGCGGCCGCCCTCCTCCACGACACGGTCGAGGACACCGAGTACACGCTCGACATGCTGCGCCACGACTTCGGCGACGAGATCGCCATGCTCGTCGACGGCGTCACGAAGCTCGACAAGCTGAAGTACGGCGACAGCGCGCAGGCCGAGACGGTGCGCAAGATGGTCGTGGCCATGTCCAAGGACATCCGTGTCCTCGTCGTCAAGCTCGCCGACCGCCTGCACAACGCGCGCACGTGGGGCTTCGTCGAGTCCGCCTCCGCCGAGCGGAAGGCCAAGGAGACCCTCGAGATCTACGCGCCGCTCGCGCACCGCCTCGGCATCTCGACCATCAAGTGGGAGCTCGAGGACCTCTCGTTCGCGGTGCTCTACCCGAAGATCTACGTCGAGATCGAGAACCTCGTGAAGCAGCGCACGCCGCAGCGCGAGGAGTTCGTGCAGCAGGTGATCGACAGCGTCAACGACGACCTGCGGGCCGCCAAGATCCGCGGCAAGGTGGCCGGCCGGCCCAAGCAGTACTACTCGATCTACCAGAAGATGGTCGTGCGCGGCCGCGAGTTCGACGAGATCTACGACCTCGTCGGCATCCGCGTGCTGGTCGACTCGCTGCGGGACTGCTACGCCGTCCTCGGCGCGATCCATGCCCGCTGGACGCCCGTGCCCGGGCGCTTCAAGGACTACATCGCCACGCCCAAGTTCAACCTCTACCAGTCGCTGCACACGACCGTGATCGGGCCGAAGGGCCGGCCGGTGGAGATCCAGATCCGCACGCACGAGATGCACCAGCGCGCCGAGTTCGGCGTCGCGGCGCACTGGAAGTACAAGGAGCGCATGAACGGCGGGCGCGCCGCCGAGGTGTCGCCCCAGGGCGACACGGACCTCGCCTGGCTCGCGCACATCTCCGACTGGCAGTCCGAGACGGCGGATCCGGGGGAGTTCCTCGACTCCCTGCGCTTCGAGATCGGGGCGAAGGAGGTCTACGTCTTCACGCCGCACGGGAAGGTGATCGGCCTGCCCGCCGGCGGGACGCCCGTGGACTTCGCCTATGCCGTGCACACGGACGTGGGTCACCGCACCATGGGGGCGAAGGTGAACGGGCGGCTCGTGCCGCTCGAGAACCCGCTCACCACGGGCGACGTGGTCGAGGTGTTCACGTCGAAGAACCCCGACAGCGGTCCGAGCAAGGACTGGCTCGCGATCGTGAAGAGCGCCCGCGCGCGCAACAAGATCAAGCAGTGGTTCACCAAGGAGCGGCGCGAGGAGGCGATCGAGCAGGGCAAGGACGCCATCGCCCGCGCGATGCGCAAGCAGAACCTCCCGCTGCAGAAGCTCATGAACCAGGACGCGTTCTCGGACGTAGCGCAGAGCATGAAGTACGACGACGTCGCGGCGCTCTACGCCGCGGTCGGTGAGGGGCACGTCTCGACCCAGTCGGTGATCGAGAAGGTCCTCTCCTCCATCCAGGGCGACAGCGGCGGGGAGGCCGAGGAGGTCTTCGCCGTCACGCAGCGCTCGCGCGTGTCGCGGAACAGCGACTCCGGTGTTCTCGTGCGCGGGGCGCCCGACATCCTCGTGAAGCTCGCCAAGTGCTGCACGCCGGTGCCGGGCGACGAGATCATCGGGTTCGTGACGCGCGGCGCGGGGGTCTCCGTGCACCAGGCCAACTGCCACAACGTGGACTCGCTGCGCGCGGAGCCCGACCGCATGATCGAGGTGGAGTGGGCGCCGTCGTCCAAGAGCCTGTTCCTCGTGCACATCCAGGTGGAGGCGCTCGACCGGTCCGGCCTCCTCAGCGACGTCACGCGCGTGCTGTCGGAGCACCACGTCAACATCCTCTCCGCGTCCGTCTCGACGTCGTCCAACCGGCTCGCCATCAGCCGCTTCGTCTTCGAGATGGGCGACGTAACGCACCTCGACCGGGTGCTCAACGCGGTGCGCCGCATCGACGCGGTGTACGACGTCTACCGGGTCAGCGGCGGCTGA
- the secD gene encoding protein translocase subunit SecD, giving the protein MAKSPTPVRKARRKLIWLLVIIGILAGGNAASVAFSNGSWTPKLALDLEGGTQIILAPQLDGASSGPTSEQLAQAVSIIRQRVDASGVSEAEITTQGGSNIVVSLPGEPDAATMQRLQSSAKLELRPVLIGAAGTASVAPTPTPTDGSAPADGTTPTDGSTPAAEAPAATPDPSTLSDEPTAEPTGPSDVSWVTPRLQAEFAAYDCATAPESDGQAAPADRAIIACSDDGAAKYVLGPVEVDGSTISDATSGLQQSSQGVSTGTWSVNLVFDGDGTKQFGDMSTRLITLESPRNQFAFVLDNEVISAPVTQGVVTNGKPSITGNFTQESAKALADQLKFGALPLSFTLQSSDVISATLGSSQLTSGLIAGLIGLVLVVLYSLVQYRALGMVTIASLVIAAVITYLLITLLSWREGYRLSLAGVAGLIVAIGITADSFIVYFERIKDELRDGRGLVSSVEQGWKRALRTIIASDTVNFLAAAVLFILAVGNVKGFALTLGLTTIIDLIVVSLFTHPILQLLANRRFFAEGHRMSGLDPRALGAVYRGRATFRTPTATTGRRAAAAKEAARRQTIAERKAAQQATGSTKTATIDAPRADDTSRDD; this is encoded by the coding sequence GTGGCCAAGTCGCCCACACCGGTACGCAAGGCCAGGCGCAAGCTCATCTGGCTGCTGGTCATCATCGGAATCCTCGCGGGCGGCAACGCCGCGAGCGTGGCGTTCAGCAACGGGTCCTGGACCCCGAAGCTCGCGCTCGACCTCGAGGGCGGCACGCAGATCATCCTCGCGCCACAGCTCGACGGCGCGTCGTCCGGACCCACGAGCGAGCAGCTCGCCCAGGCGGTGTCGATCATCCGCCAGCGGGTCGACGCGAGCGGCGTCTCCGAGGCGGAGATCACCACGCAGGGCGGCAGCAACATCGTCGTGAGCCTGCCGGGCGAGCCCGACGCGGCCACCATGCAGCGCCTGCAGTCCTCGGCCAAGCTCGAGCTGCGTCCCGTGCTCATCGGCGCGGCCGGCACGGCGTCGGTCGCCCCGACGCCCACGCCCACCGACGGATCGGCTCCCGCGGACGGCACGACGCCGACCGACGGATCCACCCCCGCGGCGGAGGCGCCGGCGGCCACGCCCGATCCCTCCACCCTCTCCGACGAGCCCACCGCGGAGCCCACGGGCCCCAGCGACGTCTCCTGGGTGACGCCGCGTCTCCAGGCCGAGTTCGCCGCGTACGACTGCGCGACCGCACCCGAGAGCGATGGGCAGGCGGCTCCGGCCGACCGCGCGATCATCGCGTGCTCCGACGACGGCGCCGCGAAGTACGTCCTCGGCCCGGTCGAGGTGGACGGCAGCACGATCTCCGACGCCACGAGCGGCCTGCAGCAGTCCAGCCAGGGCGTCAGCACCGGCACGTGGTCGGTCAACCTGGTCTTCGACGGCGACGGCACGAAGCAATTCGGCGACATGTCCACCCGCCTCATCACGCTGGAATCGCCTCGCAACCAGTTCGCGTTCGTGCTCGACAACGAGGTCATCTCCGCGCCGGTCACGCAGGGCGTCGTCACGAACGGCAAGCCGTCCATCACCGGCAACTTCACGCAGGAGAGCGCCAAGGCGCTGGCCGACCAGCTCAAGTTCGGCGCCCTCCCGCTCAGCTTCACCTTGCAGAGCTCGGACGTCATCTCGGCCACCCTCGGCTCGTCGCAGCTCACCAGCGGCCTCATCGCGGGACTCATCGGTCTCGTGCTCGTGGTGCTCTACTCGCTCGTGCAGTACCGGGCGCTCGGCATGGTGACGATCGCGTCGCTCGTGATCGCCGCGGTGATCACGTACCTGCTCATCACGCTGCTCAGCTGGCGGGAGGGGTACAGGCTGTCTCTCGCCGGGGTGGCGGGGCTCATCGTGGCCATCGGCATCACGGCGGACTCGTTCATCGTGTACTTCGAACGCATCAAGGACGAGCTGCGGGACGGCCGCGGGCTCGTCTCCTCCGTCGAGCAGGGGTGGAAGCGCGCGCTGCGCACGATCATCGCGTCCGACACGGTCAACTTCCTCGCGGCGGCGGTGCTGTTCATCCTCGCGGTGGGCAACGTCAAGGGCTTCGCGCTCACGCTCGGGCTCACGACGATCATCGACCTCATCGTCGTGTCGCTGTTCACGCACCCGATCCTGCAGCTGCTGGCGAATCGGCGCTTCTTCGCCGAGGGCCACCGCATGAGCGGGCTCGACCCGCGGGCGCTGGGTGCGGTGTACCGGGGCCGCGCCACGTTCCGCACCCCCACCGCCACCACGGGACGCCGCGCCGCCGCGGCCAAGGAGGCGGCACGTCGGCAGACCATCGCCGAGCGAAAGGCCGCCCAGCAGGCGACAGGATCCACGAAGACCGCGACGATCGACGCGCCGCGGGCCGACGACACGAGCAGGGACGACTGA